The Phaseolus vulgaris cultivar G19833 chromosome 10, P. vulgaris v2.0, whole genome shotgun sequence DNA window GCTGAAAGGATGAGAGCTGCAAGAGCTGTTACTACCAGTGGAATTACTATCTTCTTCCTAGTGGGACAAGGACTTGAGAAGCAAAGATGTGGATTTCCACCAACACTTGCATAACATTATGAAAGAAACCTTAAAAATTGTTAAGAAAAAGTGTTTGACATGTTTagcaaataaatttatttttctgtcataatttaattataaattataagtaATTTTTGTCAATTTATTGTAACATATAAGTTTAGTtgatttttaaatgtattttttaggGTTAAGGAAACAGGATGAACCAGTAAGCAAGACTGTGTCAGCCTCCATTAATTTGGAGAGTTTGACTGATATTTTAGTTTGTTAGTCTACTATTTCTATTCTAAAATGTGAATgcattttttttgaattttttgtattatatgtgtaaaaggttaaaattaatttattaaaatgaaaatatatataatttaaataattatcatttttgtattatattattagtTGAGTGTAATTGTACaatattattgtaatttaaattACAAAAGTTGCAATTATTGATTGtagtaattaaataatttaatatctagAAATCACATCaatattaagtttttaaaaaatattcatagtatatatatatataattatcttttacaaggttttcttttttattggtTTAGGAcggtttcttcctacacctccataccttcttctctcacctccatatatttttgaatttccaaaaatgcccctctataatattttggattacgtaatctgaaagtcattttttaaatttataattagcttccagattatgtaatccggaagccttttttcagatgcattattactttctggattacataatccggaagtcttatttagcttttggattatgtaatctgaaagtcttttttcaaatgtgttccagattacataatctggaaactAGATTATGGAAGTGACGAAAgaagataaaaatgtattttcatattgtgtatggaggtgacaaaaaaagatatggaggtgcaggaagaaaccgTCTTTGTTTGGTAGATTAGTAAGAAAGCATGCCCAAGTGATATATAGTGGTCTAATACTCCTATATATTCATATTAAGTCAATTACTTCTAGCACCCAATGTTTTTCAACCTGCACccaattaatatttttgaaaaatttaaaattattctcCATTCTAAAATTGAAAATCTAAATACcatctgataaaaaaaaatctgaaatagtttttttttaaaatttgatagcGATATCATGCTTACATTAATATAAGCAGCGACCCATTCCTTGTTCTCTCAGAGAGTTTTGAAGGAATTGAGCCTGATAGTTTATTATCTCCTATATTTCTGCAGAGAAAGACACTCATATAAATATTCTCAACAATATCAATGTCAATAAATGTAATCATGATCATATTATCACTTACAAAATCATCAAGAACTCAAGTTCAGATAAAGAATCAGGTACAGAACCAGTTAAATTGTTATTGGACAAATCCCTGCAAATTATGTGACTCTATCAGAATCATGGTAAATTATGAACAGGTGTTTATCCAAAAGATTTACATGTATGCTTACAAATATTGTATTAACTTCAGATTTGATATGGCCTCAACTATGCTTCCATTCAACCCACTAGAGGACAGGTTCCTGAAAAATTGACTCACAGTGAAAACCAGCACTAAGTTATAAGTGATGAGTTTGTAGTAGGTTTTGTGCAGACCAACATACAAAGATGTGATTCTAGGTTGGTTGTGTCCATTGTAGCTGCAGTTCACACCCTTCCACATCTCAGTTTTAGGGCTACAAGGATCTCCTTGCCATATTTGCTTCATGTTGTACGTTGACTTTATTTGCATGATGGCACCAACTATATTTATATAACTAGTTAGTAACATGCATATACGTCACGGTATCAGAAAGACAATTTGAAGAAGTAAGAGTCTCAGAGAAAGATACAATGAGAATATTTCAAATCACATACTGttaaactttaaacctaacaATCATGAGGTCGTTATGGATCTCCAACACGAAATGACTTTAATACCATATCAAGAAGTGAACTTCCATGATAGGTAGATGATGATTTCTTTTTATGTGACTTATCGTTCCtttcatttgagagtttgtTTGGTGATTTGTAGAGTTTGAAGAATGTCTGTAGGTCAGGTGTTGAGCAAGTTGACCTTGGTCACTTTCTGTATAAAGATTGAAACATCTCTTAAGtgtctgtataagggttgaaacaTCCTAAATTgtcttactttattttatttattcttttctgATAAAGAAGTGAACTTTTACATCTACTATGAAATGTCATAATCTTTACTCGACGTGGATTCTAATAGATACCAAATTAAATAGAGTATATATGTAATGTAATAAGTACCATCATTTTGATGTGTTTGTGGTAGATCTAGGGTCTTCCCTTGATAAAGCTCAATGCCATTCAGTATAGGGGACATAGTTGCTTTATTTGTTCTGTTGATCCAAATCTGTAACACAGTTTCGGGTTCAGAGGATATATATATCAAAGTACCGTGACCCAGGAAAGGTAAAGTGGCATTATTCTGAAGGAGTGCCCCATTCACAAAAACATCGAATTGTCTAGTTTGATCAGCTTCAAGCTTCTCTATCTCAGCAAAGTACATGTATACATAAAATCTGACTGCACCATTGCTTAGCTGATATGAAAATCCCAAATTATCAGTGACATTTTCTGGTGTTGCTGCTGTTTTAAGGACAGTGGAGGGTACCCCATAAGAGAAAGGTCCTCCATTAGCTACGGCAAGGGTTGTACTAATCTGTTTCCAGCCATGTGGATTGTAGGGTGACCAGATTCGATCATAAATATCATCAGGGTACCTAAAGCAAAAGGATCTGAATTCATTTCCaattgaacaaaaaaaaaacaaccttTGTAAATAAAGGAAGAATATGTAATTAATgtcatataatatatatatgtatgaggGAGAGATTTTTGCATTGTTTTCAggtaaaaaatagaaaattatagtTATTAAAAACGtgctaatttataaaaataagcaaagtgttgttaaaaatattttcatgaaGTTAGTTAAAATACATTCacctatatatttaaaaaaaaatagtaaaatataaatataattttctttaaatatatttatattgtaaCTTTTTATAATACTGTTATGGTACTCTTTAATGTAAGACATATTTTAGAAGGattttataagatattttattgtttttatatgacaaaaaattaaaaaatattaatgatgaAAATAAATGTGAGccaatagttatatatatatatatgtgttttttttttagggAGTAGTatttttgataaataaagtAGGTATAAATTACATTCACACCGTTTAATAAAAGAATTTAATATTATCATTGAATAGTTCCAAAGTTACATCTTGCTTTATAGTCCTAcctatctatttttttaattagctTTTTTAATGATGTCAActatgagttttttttaagataacaCATTTCAGCCTAGTATATCtcttttagatatatatatatatgcatacaCCAAAGGATTAACAAGTcaagtatattaaaaaataaattttaagctaaaatcaattttataaaatgatattgtTTGTgttagggagatgagaccttcgtctttctccttccttcaagCAGGTTGCTAGGGTTGTCTGTGATCCTTCTCGCCTTCGTGTTATCCCTTCGACTCTCGATTTCGAATGAATGCATTGCTTAATTCTTAACGCTAGTTTAGTTTAGCTAACCTTGATTTGAACATTAATGATTATATGTGTCGGTCGACTGACCGTGTGAGATAACTCGATCAGTTCGGTCAGATGCCGAGACACGTCATCGGCCATGCCACTAAGTATTCTCCACctaatctttatatatatatatatatatgttttaatcATATTGTCACAGATATGCAGTGCATGATTTGAGTTACCTGACAATTTGACCCTCTTGTAAGCCTACATCAAACCTTTCCAGAAGCTGTATTGACTCAGATACATAGGTACCATCATTCAGAACTCTGATCTCCAAGGTTGATATGAAGGGTGTCCCTTCATCTGTGTTAACAAGGCAAATTTGAATATAATCTGATGTTGCAACATGAACAATTTCCATGGTTGTAACAGTGGAAGCATTTTCAAACTCCACAGAGTCCCAGAAGTTGGGTCCAAGGTACAAATCAAACTTGGGCAGGGAATCTTTTCCATCATAGTTTCCATACATGAACCTTGCCCTAATCACACGTTTGTTGCTATTCATTCGAGGAAGATAAAGGGTATAGCAGTTTCTTGTGCCTTCAGGGAAGCTTCTAACATTCCAAAACCTTCTCTCCAAGGATTTCACCATGTATTCAGATGATATTCTCCTGTTTATACCTGTGTCTGTGGCATTTCCATCTGAACTGTATTCAATGCCTGTAGTTTCATCTTTGTAGCTTGGTTCATCCACCACTCCACAATCAATGCTAATGAATTCTGAAAAATGATCCACACACAGTGAATACTGAAGAAAAGTTATATGAAGATGATTATTAAgggaaagaagaagatgaaaccTGATTGATCTTGGGCGTGAATAAGAGCTGAAAGAGTCAAACACAACAACACAAAATGTTTAACCATTTCTCTGATTAAGTCCTAAACTTGTGTGTTTTAAAACATATATGGAATTTGTCTGAGTGAGGGTTATTATATATAGTATTATGCAGTAGATATGATTCATTCATGCTTAGatacattatattttaaattaaatgcaGTTCTCTTGACCAAatgtaaaaatagttttaatatacatacaaaatattaaagaaaatgaCATTCAGTTggttttttatgattatatttCTACagaatatttcagaattctatagaatatttaaaatgtatGAAGTTGTGGATCCATGATGCTATTGTTTTTTGGCAGTTTCTTCCGACACCCCTACaattttcttcctgcacccccataattttgtaaattccgAAACTGATCCCCATAATTTAgggatctgggagtgtgctacggattcatcaatccggaagtgaatcatgttgcattCTGGATGAGGGGTGTTCCAGAAgtaaagtttgcataaattattgatttccggattgctgaatctggaagtctaatttctattatggattggtggattcggaatgaatttttttcaattatggatttctgaatctaaaatgcatattttgaattacaaatTGGCGGAtccggaatggttttttcaattattaatgttttgcatttttttattttggattaacactatCATTCATGTACTACCGGAAGCATCAATCCGAAAGATTACCGAATGCGCCAATCAAAAATTTATTGGATTTCATAATctgaaatacaaaaatatttataaatgtacAGTTTATATAGGGACAGTTTTGTCTTTGTGCAActttgtgggggtgcaggaagaaacttcCTAGGATTTGTTTTGCTAATATAACTAAGTGAACttttttcccacctattttagttgaaaagttgaataaaaataacttagaccaataacataaaaatataactataattattattagtCAAAATAATTACGGTCTACATCAAGTAATTATCAACGAATGTCTGTTTTACCAAAACttccaatatatttttttgtctttcacAAAACTTTagctttaattattatttttattattataatagttaaaatttgacAATTATTTCACAGAAATTATActgataaatataaaattctcAAATTATTATGAATAATGTATATTGTATTTATGAGATATagaatttctttaaattttttgacctcaatataatgttttttaaaatttattttgtataaaaattaaaaatatgaatttaatcatagaaattaaaattttaactcttacatttaaaataataaaattaaataaataatataactatttaaaaaaaatgtcacaatataaattaaaaaactttaaaatattaatttgcaTCAGTGAAGTAAGTCTAACTCAAACACTActgtttatttaaaatttattatttagatACAAAATCTACAAACTTTTAAATGGTTAATTGCAAGAAGGAGATATGTGAGATAATAagaaatatttcaatttaaggaaaaaaaaattacgtaTAAACTGAAAAGAATCTTGTATGATCTTAATCATGTTGATATGATAAAAtcaatcatttttatatttgttaattgTATTGATGAGTATGAATGGATTCTCCACTTATAGATTTATTATAGAGGACAAATCACAAGTAACTAACTACTCTCTAAACATTATTAAGAAAATGATTGGGTCTTCATGGGCTTGGGACAAACCTCATGTCCATAAGAAAGTTATAAATAGAAGACGATTCCAAAAGAAGAATGTAATGATTCTATAACtataatatttgtaaactgAACATACTCATTACTTGAGCGTCAAAGTGTCTTTGTAGGTACCTATCCCTAAAACACCAAGAAACTGAATGGACGAAGAGCCAGAGAATCGCATAACTGAAAAGATTAAAGACTTGATAGATAAAATCCAACTTTGTTTAACCATGTAAGAACATTAATAAtctcaaattaaaattatattatagatGAAATAATGTATAATAACTTTACCATAATTTCTATCTATATTGATGATATACTTTTAACATgcactaataaaaaattaaaaatagaactttaaatattaaaaaaattaaatatactttattctttaaatttatatttttaattacaaaaatacttTTGTTTCAATCCCTACTATTATAttcttaacaatttttttatgtaactaAGAGAGTAATATTATCTTTCAATATTTTCATatcttataatataaatatgttaaaattagTGTCACAAGTCTCTTTTTCAACAAAAGTAGAAATACAATATAATGATGTAGAGAATCTATTTTACCCTTTCATAATAtaagaaattataataaaatgactgaattgaattatatataacgatgaaaaaaaattactttctgtaaacttaaaatatgaaattatctttacttttatgtattttaattaaatatatttatgttattattatatatgttctttcTTTCTACTTTctacatattaaaaaaacacattttttgaaatttgaaaaaaaaagagtaagaaaaactGGGACCTCACGTTTCAGGATATTTTGTCAGCCATTGACAAATCAACCCCTCGAATTTGATGTGGTCGTTTCACATATCGAAAGGGCAATTTTGGCATGATGTcgcattcataaatcataaCACTTTGAAGATTTTAACCATTTTATGTTTCATCAACAATTAACTATATTAACTGAACTCCTCAACCTTGTTCAGCTCACTGTTTCTGGTCTTGGATTTTACTTTGTTGCTCAGTTCTTATGGTTTTGTTGTGAAATCTTCAGTACCAACTTCTTGCATGGCCAGTATTCTAGGTCCTTCTTTAGGCATAGTCACAGCCTCTGCATCAAGAAATGAGCCACAAGTTCTGTCTAAAATCACTGCAGTGAGAGGAAACTCTCATTCACCACTGTGGTTTTCTTGCACTCATCCTAATAGAAAAGCCGCTCGAAACCATTTTCAGCTCAAATCCTCAAATGGGCTTCCGCTGAATGCTGTTTCTTCTAATGATGGTTTGTTCTTAACCTCAGATTTACATGATCtgttcatttttttatcattatgttGTATGAAGTTAAACTTCAACTGTATTGAAATGGTTGCCCATGCCTTTTGTTTGATCTAGCAATTGTTCCTCCTTTCTTGTAGCCTTTGATtactattttcaattaaaactCTGTCAAATTGGTTTGAGTTAGGATTTATGAGCCTCCTTAGTGTCTTGTTATCCTAGTagtgaaatttaattttattcaatgaACATCTATTGTTCAATTGTATACCTTGTTCTGTTCCTAAAGCAGTTGATATCACATTGACAAACAGTAGGCATTATCGTTAAACTCCCTGGACCTGGTTATCAATTTGTTAATCAGAAAAAGAATTCAGACTATATTCTTTAAGTGGAAATTTCTTCCCTTGCTATGGATTATACATTTTGACTGCTTCTCTCTTACCCTTTTTCTTCCTGGTTTTCCCTCTTAATTTTAACTTCTCATACTTCAATTATGTCTCACACCCTAGATATATATTTGCCTTCATCAATGGAAAAAATTAAATCATACTGAAAGCTTCGACTGGAGTTGGACTGACTTCATGTTGACAGAACAtctgtttttttctttaatttttactatattGATGTTTCTTCTGGTTTGGAAAATTCTCACTGCTTATTGCCAAGGGATCACATCATGTTCTCTTCTTCCTTCTATGTACTTAAGTTCCATTTTGCTTAAAGCTTCAGTTCAATGTTGAATTCATGTATTATAATAATTCAATATCCATGTTGCACTTTTCTGTTGAGTCCTATTGCACTGAAATCAGATCACATGTATTATAATAATTCAATATCCATGTTGCACTTTTCTGTTGCTTTCATTGTTCATATACTGTTGACTCCTTGTGCATTTGCATTTAACTAGAGTTGTTTAGCTTAGCTAAAGTCATATATCATATATTCACAAATTAATTAGGTTTAGCTGGGACTTCATTGGCTAAAGAAGATAGCAAGCCCCAACCACTTCATGGACTATTCCCATTGTCAGAGCCAGAATGTACAGGATCCAATATTAGTATAACTGTTGTTGGAGCTTCTGGAGACCTTGCCAAAAAGAAGATTTTTCCAGCACTCTTTGCTCTCTTTTATGAAGATTGGCTACCTGAGGTCCGAGTGGTTATAGTGTTTAGTTTCATTTAGCAGTGATGCATAAACTTTTGGAAATTGAGATATCTAAGATGGTTTGAATATTTTGGAACATTATGTTGAGTCTGTCTGGTTGTAATCTTTATGCAgaattttcttgtttttggaTTTGCTCGGACTAAAATGACCAATGAAGAATTAAGGAACATGATTAGCAAAACTTTAACATGCAGAATTGACAAAAGGTAAATTCATTACAGCAATCCTATTTGGTACAAACTTGTAACAAATCATGGTTGAAGACCAAGAAGTGTaagttttaaaaagtaaaaatctttttttcacttttatctTTCTTAAGTCTAAATCACCAAAAcacatttatataatttaacttttatgTTATTGGGCTAACAGGATGTAAAACCTTGGCTTATACTTTTCCCATACTTCCCTTCATTTTATGTATATTGATACTAGTCTAAACTTGCAGAGAAAATTGTGAAGATAAAATGGACCAGTTCTTAAAAAGATGCTTTTACCATTCTGGTCAATATAATTCTGAGGAGCACTTTTCAGAGTTGGATATCAAGCTCAAAGAGAAAGAGGTAATATAATACTATCTTATCTTAAATACTGCGCTACTGCACATCagaaaatgaatgaataaataaaacaaaattggaGAACATTTTCCACCAGAATCgaacacacaaaaacaaaaacgCAAGTTGAGTCATGTTATCTGATATTGTATGCTATTTGCTTATCAAATTTAATATGAATGCTTCAAAAGCTGAAACATCCGTGAACATGAATCTGACAATGGTCTTTTCTAGGGTGGAAAATTATCGAACAGATTGTTTTATTTGTCAATACCTCCAAACATATTTGTGGATGCGGTGAGATGCGCTAGCCAAAAGGCTTCTTCCAAAGATGGGTGGACAAGGGTTATTGTTGAAAAGCCATTTGGTCGTGACTCAGAATCATCAAGTGATCTAACAAAATGTTTGAAGCAGTACCTCACTGAAGACCAAATATTCAGGTGCGTTTggttcattttttttaacaagcTAAAGTTAAAAGCTTGGACTCATTAGAAATTCTTTAGGATTGACCATTACTTGGGTAAGGAGCTTGTGGAGAATCTATCAGTGCTTCGCTTTTCAAATCTTGTTTTTGAGCCTCTATGGTCCCGGAATTACATTCGCAATGTGCAGATAATATTTTCTGAAGATTTTGGAACTGAAGGAAGAGGGGGGTGAGTACTGACTAATCTTGTCATATACTTGTCTTGATGGTATTGCAGAGAATGATAATTCACACGACTAATTGAACTGGAGTTGTGATTTTCTTTAGTTATTTTGATCACTACGGAATCATTCGTGATATAATGCAAAATCATCTTCTGCAAATACTAGCTTTGTTTGCAATGGAAACACCAGTCAGCTTAGCTGCTGAGGACATCAGGAATGAAAAGGTACATACATCTCTTTTGTCTAGCGAAGGATACCTAAAGAACATCCTTTTATTGATGTTTCAATTCCGGTCCTCCTACATATTCTATAATCTTATGGAAAAACATTCAAATTCAGTGATTACTGAGAATGGTTTCAACTCAGGTGAAGGTTCTGAGATCAATGAGACCACTGCAGCTTGAAAATGTTGTTGTTGGTCAATATAAGGGCCACAACAAGGGTGGAAAATCATATCCCGCTTATACAGATGATCCAACTGTTCCTAAGGGTAGTCTTACTCCAACTTTTGCAGCAGCAGCTCTTTTTATAGACAATGCCAGATGGGATGGGGTTCCTTTTCTCATGAAAGCTGGCAAGGCTCTCCATACTAAACGGTACGCAAGTTTCTTCTATCTTCAGGTAAATTATGTCATTCAATTTTGCTCTACTCTGTTTGGaattattacaagaaaaatccaaaaatgtatccagTGCAGAAATCAGAGTACAATTCAGACACGTCCCAGGTAACTTGTACAAGAGGAATTTTGGAACTGATCTAGACAAGGCCACAAATGAGCTTGTGCTTCGTGTACAACCTGATGAAgctatatatttgaaaatcaaCAATAAAGTGCCAGGTCTGGGAATGAGATTAGACAGAAGTGACCTGAATTTGCTTTTCCGAGCAAGGTATGAGATCTTCTACACATTTTTTGTGTAGCATTGACTGAGTTAAACTCAGTTGTAAAAGTTGTTGACTAAAATTTACTgataattcaatttatttatttaaattgaaaaatgaaagttTAAATGTTGACATAGCTAGTTCTGTGGACGCAGAAGATTTTTTTCCCAATGATAGTTTCTCATAAAATACTAGATGCATATGAATGAAGTTACATTTCCCTGCAATATTGGAGTGAGGGTTTTCCACAGAACTTACTGTTTCAACACTTGTTACGAATGTCTGCATTTCCTTCTTCATAATTATACTTGGATATAACTATTGCTTGTGAAACATAGCTCAACACTCTAAAAAAAGTTCCACATGCTAAGAATGGTCATTATATTGGAGGAAATACAAACATGTGTTTGATGAGGTCATTAATACAAAACTTTTGAATTTCTGTGAAGGTATCCAAGTGAAATACCAGATGCATATGAGAGGTTACTCCTAGATGCCATTGAAGGCGAGCGAAGGCTGTTCATTAGAAGCGATGAGCTTGATGCAGCTTGGGCATTATTCACTCCTTTgctaaaagaaattgaaaacaaGAAGATTGTTCCAGAGCTCTACCCCTATGGTAGCAGAGGACCGGTTGGAGCACATTACCTTGCTGCAAGGCACAATGTTAGATGGGGAGATCTTGGTAATGAAGACTGATAAATGGCAGAGCTCTCCCATGATCAAGAACATTCATATTCATCATCAGTTCCTTTTCCATCACTTTATGGGACAGCTACACGCTTGTCCTGTCTCACCATCGGTTGGGAGAAGGAACTTTCATAAATATGATAGCATGCATACCCTTTTATGTAT harbors:
- the LOC137819316 gene encoding glucose-6-phosphate 1-dehydrogenase, chloroplastic-like, producing the protein MASILGPSLGIVTASASRNEPQVLSKITAVRGNSHSPLWFSCTHPNRKAARNHFQLKSSNGLPLNAVSSNDGLAGTSLAKEDSKPQPLHGLFPLSEPECTGSNISITVVGASGDLAKKKIFPALFALFYEDWLPENFLVFGFARTKMTNEELRNMISKTLTCRIDKRENCEDKMDQFLKRCFYHSGQYNSEEHFSELDIKLKEKEGGKLSNRLFYLSIPPNIFVDAVRCASQKASSKDGWTRVIVEKPFGRDSESSSDLTKCLKQYLTEDQIFRIDHYLGKELVENLSVLRFSNLVFEPLWSRNYIRNVQIIFSEDFGTEGRGGYFDHYGIIRDIMQNHLLQILALFAMETPVSLAAEDIRNEKVKVLRSMRPLQLENVVVGQYKGHNKGGKSYPAYTDDPTVPKGSLTPTFAAAALFIDNARWDGVPFLMKAGKALHTKRAEIRVQFRHVPGNLYKRNFGTDLDKATNELVLRVQPDEAIYLKINNKVPGLGMRLDRSDLNLLFRARYPSEIPDAYERLLLDAIEGERRLFIRSDELDAAWALFTPLLKEIENKKIVPELYPYGSRGPVGAHYLAARHNVRWGDLGNED
- the LOC137819315 gene encoding probable LRR receptor-like serine/threonine-protein kinase At1g05700 encodes the protein MVKHFVLLCLTLSALIHAQDQSEFISIDCGVVDEPSYKDETTGIEYSSDGNATDTGINRRISSEYMVKSLERRFWNVRSFPEGTRNCYTLYLPRMNSNKRVIRARFMYGNYDGKDSLPKFDLYLGPNFWDSVEFENASTVTTMEIVHVATSDYIQICLVNTDEGTPFISTLEIRVLNDGTYVSESIQLLERFDVGLQEGQIVRYPDDIYDRIWSPYNPHGWKQISTTLAVANGGPFSYGVPSTVLKTAATPENVTDNLGFSYQLSNGAVRFYVYMYFAEIEKLEADQTRQFDVFVNGALLQNNATLPFLGHGTLIYISSEPETVLQIWINRTNKATMSPILNGIELYQGKTLDLPQTHQNDVGAIMQIKSTYNMKQIWQGDPCSPKTEMWKGVNCSYNGHNQPRITSLNLSSSGLNGSIVEAISNLKLIQYLDLSNNNLTGSVPDSLSELEFLMILNIGDNKLSGSIPSKLSERTRNGSLLILIVGGNPHLCFSSPCPTRKKIVIPLVVTALAALILSATLSFVYRRRLQVVLNRHKLSCFNKTVSVDSKKQEFTYSEVRSITNNFERVVGKGGFGIVYHGCIGETQVAVKMLTASTQGYQQFQTEANILTRVHHKCLTPLIGYYNEGNRTALIYEYMTNGDLSDKLSGESQTFLDWKQRLQIALDAAVGLEYLHNGCKPPIVHRDVKTRNILLNENLRAKISDFGLSRIFSDEGDTHVSTVIAGTPGYLDPEYYITNRLNEKSDVFSFGVVLLEIITGRKAILKSSVKTHIIKWVSSILEDDGEIDGIMDPRLQGDYDSDAARKVVDVAMVCVAPSSVNRPSISQVAMELKLCFPIAELRSASSGSIEIASINEISGFSSLAR